TGGATCGTCATTCTTCGTAAATCCAGAGTTACCTTGGTTACCTGAATTACTAGATTGACCAAATGGGTTAGAGCCTTGGTTACCGAAACCAGCTCCTGATGGTTGCTGATTAAATGAACCACGTTGCTCCCCACCGCCATTACGCGGCTCTAAAAATTGCACGCTTTCCGCAAGAACTTCTGTTACGTATACACGTTTACCATCTTGTCCCTCGTAATTACGAGTTTGAAGACGCCCATCTACGCCTGCTAAGCTACCTTTTTTCAAATAATTTGCTACGTTTTCTGCTTGTTTACGCCATATTACACAATTAATAAAGTCAGCTTCACGCTCACCTTGCTGATTGGCAAATGCGCGATTCACAGCTAACGTAAAAGTAGCTACTGCGACACCATTGGGCGTGTAACGTAAGTCAGGGTCCTTAGTTAAACGACCAACGAGGATAACACGATTCATCAATCGAACCACTCTCCCTTATATATCAATTATTTTTCTTCTTCTTTAACAACGATATGACGAAGGATGTCTTCGTTGATCTTAGCTAAACGGTCGAATTCGTTAATCGCTTCTGCGTTAGATTTCACGTTTAAGATCATGTAGAAACCTTCACGTAAGTCGTTGATTTCGTAAGCTAAACGACGCTTACCCCACTCTTTCGTGTTAATGATTTCTGCACCATTGTTTGTTAAAACACCTGCAAAACGTTCAACTAAAGCTTTTTGAGCTTCTTCTTCAACGCCAGGACGAATGATGTACATAATTTCGTACTTTCTCATTACACTTTCACCTCCTTTTGGTCTAAACGGCCCGTAATGGGCAAGGAGCAATTAATTTATAGTAATTACTCACGAGTTTAGATTATATCATAGTAAGTTATATGAATCAACTCACCAATACATAAAAAACTTGGCAAACATATAATATATTTGCCAAGTTCATATCTTTATTTTTCCTAGGAAATATTAAATTAAACGTTAAAACGGAAGTGCATAACATCTCCGTCTTTTACGATATATTCTTTTCCTTCTAAACGTACTTTTCCAGCTTCTTTTGCAGCTGTCATAGAACCGTTTGTCATTAAATCATCGTAAGAAACTGTTTCTGCACGAATAAATCCACGCTCAAAGTCTGTATGAATAACACCAGCACATTGTGGTGCCTTCATTCCTTGTTTAAATGTCCAAGCACGTACTTCTTGAACGCCAGCTGTAAAGTACGTAGCAAGTCCTAATAGGTCATATGCTGCACGAATTAATTGATCTAAACCAGACTCTTCAATTCCTAATTCTTCAAGGAATACTTTTTTCTCTTCTTCGTCTAATTCAGCGATTTCTGATTCGATTTTTGCACATACAACGATTACTTGAGAATTTTCATTTGCTGCAAATTCTTTTACCATTTGTACGTATTTATTTTCCGAAGGATCGATAATATCGTCTTCACTTACATTCGCTACGTATAACATTTCTTTTGTTGTAAGTAAATGAAGGCCTTTAACAATCTTCATCTGCTCTTCTGTAAATTCAACAGTACGAGCTGGTTTTCCCTCTTCAAAAGCTTCTTTTAAACGAACTAAAATTTCATGCTCATATACCGCTTCTTTATCTTTTTGTCTTGCTAATTTCGCAACACGCTCGATACGCTTATCAACAGACTCTAAGTCCGCTAAAATTAGCTCTAAATTGATTGTTTCAATATCATCAATTGGATCTACTTTCCCTGAAACGTGCGTAATATTTTCGTCTTCAAAACAACGAACAACTTGGCAAATTGCATCTACTTGACGAATGTGAGATAAGAATTTATTTCCTAAACCTTCACCTTTACTAGCACCTTTTACGATACCTGCAATATCAGTAAACTCGAATACAGTCGGAACAGTCTTTTTCGGTTCTACTAATTCCGTTAATTTATTTAAACGCTCATCTGGTACTTCTACAATCCCTACGTTTGGATCAATTGTACAGAATGGATAGTTCGCAGATTCTGCTCCTGCTTGTGTAATTGCATTAAATAAAGTGGACTTCCCTACGTTAGGTAATCCAACAATCCCAGCCGTTAATCCCATATTTTTCACTCCTATGTCTCAATCTTTCATCATTATAGATAGTAACGAAAAAAATGACAAGTTTCCGCCAAACGAAAAAAAGTAACAGTTACCTACTGTAACTGTTACTCTTCCTCTATTCTTCGTGCTTCACAAGTATTTTTTTCACCTTACGATCAAACTCTCTTCGAGGAATCATTACTGAATGGTCACACCCCTCGCACTTAATGCGGATATCCATTCCCATACGAATAATTTTCCAACGATTCTCGCCACATGGATGGGCTTTCTTCATTTCCACAACATCATACAAGTTATATTCCTTTTGCTCCATTCTCCAAACTCCTCTCCATACTAAATTGCTTTTCCACTAACTAATTCTTCACGATTATATAAAACCATACGTGGATATGGAATTTCAATTCCATGTAAATCAAGACGATTTTTAATCTCTTTACGAAGTGCCCTTGCAATAACTGCATGTTGCATCGGTTCTACTTCAGCAATAACACGTAATATAACTTCTGATGCAGCTAATGTTTGCACACCTAATAATTCAGGTGTTGTTACCATTTTTTCGTACTTTGAAGGTAATTCTACTAATAAATCTTCAATAACTTGCTCTGCTTTCGCAATATCAGCCTCATATGAAATAGATACATCAACAAACGCTACACTATTACTAACTGAGTAGTTAGTAACTTGAATAATACTTCCATTTGGTAAAGTATGAATTTCACCTGTCCAACTCTTTACTTTCGTTGTACGAAGTCCAATTTCTAAAACGACTCCTTCAAATTGACCGATTTTAACATAATCGCCAACTGAAAACTGATCTTCTAACAAAATAAATAAACCTGTAATAACGTCTTTCACTAAACTTTGAGCACCAAATCCGACTGCTAAACCAATTACCCCAGCACCCGCTAATAAACCTGATGCATTAATATCAAACACACCTAAAATCGCAATTAGCATAATGAACATAACAACGTACGCTACAATATTTTCAAGTAATTTCGCTACTGTAACTGTACGACGTTCTGAAATCTGAATTGGAGAACGACTCCCCATACGAAACGCATTTCGTACAACCGCCCTTGCAATTCGCACAACAACTGCACCAATTGTTAAAATAATACATATTTTTAATGTCGCAACTCCAATATGAGCCCAACGATCAGCATCTAATAAATACTGTTTCATAGAATTAAACCACTTCGCTAATAAATCCATGTACCTCTACCTCTCTAGCTAAAATTTCTTTTTAGTTACCCTTATTATTGTATCAGAAGTCCCCTAATTGCTGAAAAAATTTTATGATTTTAATCCTATTTTATCCCCGACATCCAGGTATAAAATGGAACGAATATATATATACTAGTACTATTATTTCCGTTTTCATTCACATTTTGCAAAAATTACGCACTTATAACTTTCCATTTTCCTCACCATATAACATATATTGAAAATTTATTAAAAGGATGGGTGCTTCATGAATATTGGAAGTTTTCGCTTACCATTTTTTGAGAAAGAAACTCAAAACGTTATGCACCAAGATCTAGAAGCCTCTGAGATAATCAGTAATTTCTTACTTACCCATATTCCTATTAAAACTAATATACCACTCATTCTCGTTTGTATCGGCACAGATCGCTCTACAGGTGACGCACTCGGCCCATTAGTTGGTACAAAACTTGAACAAATAGACATCCAAAACCTCCAAGTATTCGGTACACTAGATGAGCCAGTACATGCGCTAAATTTAGAAGAGAAAATTCAGAATATACAGAAAGAATATCCTACTGCATTTATAATTGCTGTTGATGCATGTTTAGGAAAGTCCCAAAATATCGGATCAATCACTACTGGAAAGGGACCTAGTAAACCTGGGGCTGCTATGAATAAGAAATTACCTGCAGTTGGTGATTTGCACATACACGGTATCGTCAATCTAAATGGGTTTATGGAGTTTTTCGTTCTTCAAAATACAAGATTAAGTTTAGTCATGAAAATGGCTGATGTAATCGCAAAAAGTATAAAAGAGACGGATCAAAAATTATCCGCATTAAAAAAAGCAAACCATCTATAAATAATAAGATGGTTTGCTTTTTAATTTTTCTGTGCTAATAGTTCTAAAATACGATTTAAATCTTCTTTATTAAAAAATTCAATTTCGATTTTACCTTTTTCTTTTTTCGTCTCTTTAATTTTCACATCTGTGCCAAACTTTTCTCTTAAGAACGTTTCACGTTCTACGAAAAATATATTTCGCTCTTTTTTCACTTTTTTTGTTTCACGTGAAACGTGTTGATTAATCTCTTGGACGATTTTCTCTAATTGACGAACATTTAATCCTTCTTTTTCAATGCGTTTCAATAAGGACTTCAATTGTTCTTCATCTTTTATCGTAAGTAAAGTTCTCCCATGAGCCATTGAAAGTTGACCATTTGCAATCATATCTTGTACGAAAGAAGGTAAGCTTAATAACCGAGTATAATTTGCAATGTAAGGTCTGCTTTTACCAAGACGTTTCGCTAATTGTTCTTGCGTTACATTTAGCTCATTCATTAACATCTGGTATGCCATTGCCTCTTCCATAGGATTTAAATCTTCTCGTTGTAAGTTTTCTAACAAAGCAAATTCCATCATTTGCTGTTCAGTTAATTGTCTTACAACCGCAGGTACTTTTTCTAAACCAGCCTCTTTTGCAGCACGAAATCGTCTTTCACCTGCAACAATTTCATATCCTTTAATACTCTTCCTAGCAATTAATGGTTGTAGAATACCGTGTTCCTTAATCGAAATTGCTAATTCCTGAATCGCCTCTTTATTAAAGTGTTTACGCGGTTGATATGGATTCGGCCTTAATTCAGTTACAAGAATCTCCTGAATTGTTTCCTCTTCTTTCACATCTAAATCAGGAAAAAACACATTAATTCCTCTTCCTAATCCTTTAGCCACCTGCAATCACTTCCTCTGCTAAATCTATATACACTTCTGCTCCTCTTGATTTAGCGTCATACTGCATAATAGGTTTCCCATGACTTGGAGCCTCGCTCAAGCGTACATTACGCGGAATAATCGAGCGATATACTTTATCCCTAAAATACTTTTTCACTTCATCTATAACTTGAATCCCTA
This DNA window, taken from Bacillus cereus ATCC 14579, encodes the following:
- a CDS encoding mechanosensitive ion channel family protein → MDLLAKWFNSMKQYLLDADRWAHIGVATLKICIILTIGAVVVRIARAVVRNAFRMGSRSPIQISERRTVTVAKLLENIVAYVVMFIMLIAILGVFDINASGLLAGAGVIGLAVGFGAQSLVKDVITGLFILLEDQFSVGDYVKIGQFEGVVLEIGLRTTKVKSWTGEIHTLPNGSIIQVTNYSVSNSVAFVDVSISYEADIAKAEQVIEDLLVELPSKYEKMVTTPELLGVQTLAASEVILRVIAEVEPMQHAVIARALRKEIKNRLDLHGIEIPYPRMVLYNREELVSGKAI
- the ychF gene encoding redox-regulated ATPase YchF: MGLTAGIVGLPNVGKSTLFNAITQAGAESANYPFCTIDPNVGIVEVPDERLNKLTELVEPKKTVPTVFEFTDIAGIVKGASKGEGLGNKFLSHIRQVDAICQVVRCFEDENITHVSGKVDPIDDIETINLELILADLESVDKRIERVAKLARQKDKEAVYEHEILVRLKEAFEEGKPARTVEFTEEQMKIVKGLHLLTTKEMLYVANVSEDDIIDPSENKYVQMVKEFAANENSQVIVVCAKIESEIAELDEEEKKVFLEELGIEESGLDQLIRAAYDLLGLATYFTAGVQEVRAWTFKQGMKAPQCAGVIHTDFERGFIRAETVSYDDLMTNGSMTAAKEAGKVRLEGKEYIVKDGDVMHFRFNV
- the yyaC gene encoding spore protease YyaC is translated as MNIGSFRLPFFEKETQNVMHQDLEASEIISNFLLTHIPIKTNIPLILVCIGTDRSTGDALGPLVGTKLEQIDIQNLQVFGTLDEPVHALNLEEKIQNIQKEYPTAFIIAVDACLGKSQNIGSITTGKGPSKPGAAMNKKLPAVGDLHIHGIVNLNGFMEFFVLQNTRLSLVMKMADVIAKSIKETDQKLSALKKANHL
- the spo0J gene encoding stage 0 sporulation protein Spo0J yields the protein MAKGLGRGINVFFPDLDVKEEETIQEILVTELRPNPYQPRKHFNKEAIQELAISIKEHGILQPLIARKSIKGYEIVAGERRFRAAKEAGLEKVPAVVRQLTEQQMMEFALLENLQREDLNPMEEAMAYQMLMNELNVTQEQLAKRLGKSRPYIANYTRLLSLPSFVQDMIANGQLSMAHGRTLLTIKDEEQLKSLLKRIEKEGLNVRQLEKIVQEINQHVSRETKKVKKERNIFFVERETFLREKFGTDVKIKETKKEKGKIEIEFFNKEDLNRILELLAQKN
- the rpsF gene encoding 30S ribosomal protein S6; translated protein: MRKYEIMYIIRPGVEEEAQKALVERFAGVLTNNGAEIINTKEWGKRRLAYEINDLREGFYMILNVKSNAEAINEFDRLAKINEDILRHIVVKEEEK
- a CDS encoding DUF951 domain-containing protein, producing the protein MEQKEYNLYDVVEMKKAHPCGENRWKIIRMGMDIRIKCEGCDHSVMIPRREFDRKVKKILVKHEE
- the ssb gene encoding single-stranded DNA-binding protein; this translates as MMNRVILVGRLTKDPDLRYTPNGVAVATFTLAVNRAFANQQGEREADFINCVIWRKQAENVANYLKKGSLAGVDGRLQTRNYEGQDGKRVYVTEVLAESVQFLEPRNGGGEQRGSFNQQPSGAGFGNQGSNPFGQSSNSGNQGNSGFTKNDDPFSNVGQPIDISDDDLPF